The DNA window GCAACTCCGAGCGGACCGGGCTCGGACACACACCACCAGCGAGCAGCACCCGTGGCGGAACATCGTCATAGCCTCGCTGATCGCCGCCGCCGCGTCCTCGGCCTCGGTCGCCCTGCGGATACACGCCCTCACCACGGGGCCGGTAGCCGATCTGGCGGCCAGGAACGCGACCGTCACCGCCCGGATCGCGATCACCGACGACCCGAGACGCAGACCTCAGCACCATCAAGGTCCGCGGCACTTCAGCCAGGACAGGTACGTCGTCCCGGCCACGCTGAAGACCATCCAGTCGCCTCCCGGCGCAACGACCCGCAACCAGTCGGTCGACGTCCCCGTCGTCGTCTTCGTCGGCGGCCGCGAGTGGGGCGCCCTGCTGCCCAGCCAGCAGGTGGAGGTCACCGGCCGCCTCGCCAGAGCCAACCCGGGCGACCTGCAGGCGGCGATCCTCCTCGTACGCGGGCCACCGCGCGTACTGACGGCCCCTTCGCCCCTCCAGACCGTGGCCGGGAGTCTGCGGGCGGGCCTGCGTACCGCCGCTGACGTGTTGCCTCCGGGCCAGCGCGGGCTCCTGCCCGGCCTCGTGGTGGGCGACGTCTCCCGCATGGACCCCCAGGTGTCGGCCGACCTCAAGGAGACGGGCCTGAACCACCTGAACGCGGTGAGCGGCGCCAACCTCGCGATCGTCGCCGGCGCGACGCTCGCGCTGTCCCGCCTGCTCCGCCTCTCCCTCCCCGTGAGAGCCGTCTTGGCCGCCCTCGCCATGCTCTGCTTCGCGGTGGTGGCTCGTCCCTCGCCGAGCGTCCTGCGAGCGCTCCTCATGGGTCTGGCCGCCTGCGTCGCCCTCGCCACGGGCCGCGCCAAGGACGGGTTCGCGGCGCTCTCGGCGACCGTTCTGCTGCTGACGCTGTTCGCTCCCGAACTGGCCCGCTCCTACGGCTTCGCCCTGTCGGTGGCGGCCACCGCCGGGATCCTGCTCCTCGCGCCACGCTGGCGCGACCGCTGGTCACGGACCACCACGAACAAGGAGGGCGACGGCGAGCGCCGTCCTCCGGAAGGCTCGCGACCACGGGGCCGCCGTCTTCTGCTGCCGCGCTGGCTGGCGGAGGCGGTGGCCGTGCCGGCGGCGGCGCAGGTGGCCGTGACGCCTGTCCTCGTGCTGATGTCGGGTCAGGTGACGCCCGTGGCGTTGCTCGCGAACCTGCTCGTCGCCCCGGCCGTGGCGCCGGCGACGTTGCTGGGGTTCGGGGCGGCGCTCGTCGCGCCGCTCTGGCCGGACGTCGGCGCGCTGCTGGTCGTCCCGGCCGGGTACGCCGTCGGCTGGATCATCACGGTCGCCGGTTGGGCGGTCGACCTGCCGCTCGCCACGGTGCCGTGGCCGAGCGGGCTCGCGGGGCTCGGACTGCTGGCTGTCACGGCGGCCGTGGTGGTGATCGTCCTTCGCCGTCGGGCCTGGCGGGTGGCGGCGTTGACGGTGGCGGGGGCGGCGCTGGTGGCGGTGCTGGTCGCGCGCCCGCTCGTGGGGTCATGGCCGCCGGACCGATGGCTCATGATCATGTGCGACGTGGGCCAGGGCGACGGCATGATCGTCGCGGCCGGAGCCGGGCAGGGCGTGGTGGTGGACACCGGCCCGGATCCGATCGTCATGGACAAATGCCTGCGAATAGCCAGGATCAACGACATACCGCTGCTCGTGCTCACGCATCCGCATGCCGATCATGTCGACGGCCTGCCAGGGGCCTTGAGGAATCGGCGAGTGGGCGCGGTGGTCATCAGCTCCCGGCGTACGAATCCGCAGGCGAGCGCCCGCATCTCGGCCGACCTGGCGCGCCGCCGCATCCCCGAATGGGCGGCGGCGCCGGGAACCACCTGGCGGTTCGGGCCGTCGGAGGTGAGCGTCGTCGCTCCCGAGGCCGGCGGAGGCCCGATGCACGGCCAGGGGGAGGGAAGCACGATCAACAACGCGAGCGTGGTGCTGTGGGTGCGCTGGCGGGCGGGGTCGATGCTCTTCGGCGGCGATCTGGAGACCGAGGCCCAGGACGAGCTGTTACGCCGGCATCCCCTCCGGGCCGACATCCTCAAGACGCCCCACCACGGGTCCAATCGTCAGTCACCGGACTTCCTCGCCTCGCTGGGGGCACGGGCGGCGCTGATCAGCGTGGGAGCCGACAACGACTACGGCCACCCCGCGCCGTCCACGCTCGCCCTGCTGCGGCGCATCGGCGCCACGCCCTACCGGACCGACCGATCGGGCGACCTCGCCGTGGTGGAGCGCGACGGCGGCCTGGCGGTCGTGGCGCGCGGCGATCCCAGGGCGTCGGAGGTGTACGATCCGCGCCCAGGTGACCATGGAGGAAGGCCGCCTGGGGAGGAGTTGAGGCGCGGTCACGCCTTGCGCAGACGGCGTGGCTTCTGACCCGCCTTCACCCGTGCGGCGTGCGTCCAGGCGCTGGGTGTGAGGTTCGAGTACCCGGTTGCCGGTGGTGCATGGCATGCTGCCAGGCATGGCGTCAACCGATCCAGCACCTGTGACCCTGGTCCTCGGCGATGAGGAACTGCTGGCCGAGCGGGAGGTGAGTGGCGTCGTCGCGGCGGCTCGGGCCGTCGATCCTGGTGTCGAGGTGCACGACCTCGTCGGCGGCAAGGTGACGACGGGGGAGCTGACCCAACTGACCTCGCCGTCGTTGTTCGGCGATCGGTCGGTGGTGGTGATCCGGAACGCGCAGGATCTGCCCAAGGACGTGATCACGGAGATCGTGACGTACGCCAAGCAGCCGTCCGACGACACCGTGCTCGTGCTGGCCCACCCCGGCGGGGTCAAGGGGAAGGCGCTGGTCGACGGGGTCAAGAAGGCCAAGGCGGCGGTGATCACGGTCAGCAAGGTCACCAAGGCGGGTGAGCGGCTCGACTTCATCAAGGGGGAGTTCAAGCGGGCCGGGCGCGGGATCGCTCCGGACGCGGCGCAGGCGCTGCTCGACGCGGTGGGCAACGACCTGCGGGAGCTGGCGGCCGCGTGCAGCCAGTTGGCGTTCGACACGGACGACAGGACGATCGGCATCGCGTCCGTGGCGCGCTACCACAAGGGGCGGGCGGAGGTCAGCGGGTTCAACGTGGCCGACTCGGCCATCGAGGGGCGGCTGGCGGAGGCGCTGGAGCAGCTTCGGTGGGCGCTCGGCACCGGAGTGGCGCCGGTGCTGCTGGTGAGCGCGCTGGCGAACGGGCTGCGTTCGCTGGCCAAGGTCGCCGGGGCGCCGCGCAACGCCCGGGGGGCGCAGCTCGCCGGTCAGCTCGGCATGCCGCCGTGGAAGGTGGACCGGGTCAAGCGGCAGCTCAACGGGTGGGGGCCGGAAGGGTTGTCGAGGGCCATTCAGGCGGTGGCCGACGCGGATGAGCAGGTGAAGGGCGGGGGAGCGGATCCGGCGTACGCGCTGGAGCACACGGTGCAGGTGATTGTGGCGAGCCGCACCGGCAGGTGATTGTGGCCATCCACGCCGGCAGATGATCGTCGCTGCGTCTGCGTCTGCGTCTGCGTCTGCGTCTGCGTCTGCGTCTGCTTCTGTTTCTGCGGCGGGGGGAGCCCCTTTGCGCCGACGGGGGTAGCCGGCGCAAAGGGGTGGGAATCCGGTCCTCTGGTCAGAGGCGTAGGCCCACCAGGAGCGGGTCGTGGTCGGAGGAGCGGAACGGGTCGGGGGCGTACAGGTAGGGCGGGTTGAACTCGGTGTTGTAGTCCATGAACCGGCCCTCGTCGGCGTTGATGTGCCAGATCGTGGCGCCGGTCACCAGCTTGCGCGCCCCCTTGTCGGCCATCACGTGGTCGAGCTCGCCGGACAGGCCCTCGAAGACGTAGCTGTAGCGGTCGTCCTTCTTGACGTGCTTCTTGCTCAGGCTGGTGAGCCCGGCGTCCTCGAGGACGTGGATCGGGTCCTCCTCGCCGTAGGCGTTGAGGTCGCCGAGGACGAGCGCGTTCGGCAGTTGCAGGCCGTCGATCAGGGCCAGCACCGCCTTCGCCTGCTTGACGCGCTTGGCGTTGTAGCAGCTCTGCCCGTCGCCCTGGTCGGCGTCGTCGCCGCTGGCGGTCTCGTCGCCGTCGGTGCAGCCCTTGGACTTGAAGTGGTTCACCAGCACGGTGAACGTCTTGCCCTTGCCGTCGGCCGCCCCGAAGGTCTGCGCCAGCGGCGGCCGGTTGAAGATCGGGTCGGCCGAGGAGCGCGCCGGGCCGATCGGGGTCACCTTGCCCGGCTTGTAGATCAGCGCGGTCTGGATGAGGTCGGTGCCCGGGTTCGGGTGGGAGATGCCCTTGTACGTGCCCGCGCCGGCCTTGGCGTTGAGGGCGTCGACCAGGGCGTTGAGCGCCACGTCGCCGTTGCGCTCGACCTCCATCAGGCCGGCCACGTCCGGGTCGAGCGTGGTGATGGCGGCGACCAGCTTGGCGAGCTGGCGGTCCCGCTCGGCGGCGTTGGTCGCGCCTCGGGAGCCGAGCGTGGTGAACCAGTTGAGGGTGTTGAGGCTGGCCACCCGTACGTCGCCGCCGACCTTCTCGGGGCGGGCGGGACGCGGGTTCTCGGCGGTGAAGACGACGGGCCGGGTCGGCTGGACGCGGTAGACGCCGAAGCCGTAGGTGATGACGCCGGTCAGGTCCTCGACCTCGTCGCCGAGCCGCACGCTCGCCGCGCCCTCGGTGTGGTACGGCAACGTCGCCGGGTTCTGCGCGTTGGAGCCGTCGTCCAGCAGGATCGTGCGCCGCGCGTCCTTCTCGGGGTCCACGCCCTTGCGGTCGGTCGGCTGCCACAGCCGTTCGTCCTCGGCGAGGGTGATCTCGCCGAACCGGCCGAGGTTGTAGATCTCGGAGGCGGCGAGGTCGTCGGGGAAGGTCACGAGCATGTTTTCGTACCGTTCGAAGGTGACGTCCTTGTGGAGCGGCAGCTTCACCTTGAGGGGCTTGACGGTGCCGGCGCCGCAGACGTTCACGGAGGTGACGGGCGAGAGCTCGGTGAGGCCGTTGAACTCGACGGCCTTGCCGGAGACGAGCACCCGGTCGCCGGCCTTGACGGGCGTGGACGTGAAGGCGAACAGGCCCTCGGAGGTCGCCGGGTCGGCGTCCGGGGTGAGGGACTGCAGGGTGAAGCCGCCGAGGCCGCCGGAGCCCTGGAAGGAGCCGGTGACGACGCCTTCCACCCGGACGTTCTGCCCGGCGAGGGGGCTGGTCTCGCCGCTGCCCTGCACCTGGGAGACCGTGTGCGTGGCCGGGGTGTCGCAGGTGTCAGGGGGAGTGGGCGTCACCGTGGGCGTCACCGTGGGCGTCACCGTGGGGGTGGCCGTCGGGGTGGCCGTGGGAGTGGGGGAAGGGGACGGGTCGGCGCCGCAGGGGGCCGGGGCGGTGGCGGAGTTGCGCGGCGCCGGGGCCGCGGCCTCGAAGTCGGAGCCGTTGTCGTCGGTGTCGGCGCATCCGCCGCTCCTGCGGAAGGCGGCGGTCGCGTTGGTGAGCGCGGGGGCCGGGGCGCCTTCGGAGAAGTTGGCGCTGCCGTAGCCGACGAGGTCGGCGAGCAGCGTGAGCTGCTCCTCCGAGCAGGGCGCCGAGGAGCCGTTGCAGGCCAGGCCGGCGGCGGAGCGGACCAGCGCGACCTTGCCGGCGCTGCCGCTCATGTTGATCGAGCCGGTGCCGTCGGGCTGGGGGAGCGTGCCGCTCGGGGTGCTGCCCGCCGCGAGCTGCACCAGGTGGTACCGGCCGGGGGCGAGGGTGCCGGAGAGCGCGGCCGTGTTGGCGGCGAAGTTCCCGGTGCCGGTGGCGCTGGTGTACTGGACCGACCAGCCGTCCAGCGGTACGGGGGCGTCGCTCCGGTTGAACAGCTCCACGTAGTCGTTGGTGAAGGGGGCGCCGGAGTTGCCGCCTCCGCCGTAGACCTGGCTGATGACCACGTTCGCGGGAGCCGCGGACGCGGAGGTCGCGGGCAGGGCGGCGAACGTGGCGGCGAGGGCGCCGGCCGCTAAGAGGATCGCCGGGACCCGGGGCTTTGCATGCATGTCGGCGAGCGTAAACCGGCAAACCACCAGAACCCTATGTAAAGAGTAGACGAGCCGTGAACTTTCGGACGTAAGCCCCGATCAACCGGCCGGTGCGGCCAGATCGGCCTCGTGGACGACGCCGTCGCTGATCTCCAGGACGCGGTCGGCGAGCGTGATCAGGCTGGGATCGTGCGTGGCGACCAGCGCCGTGACGCCCTCGCTGCGGACGAGCGCCCGCAGCAGCTCCATGATCTGCCGCCCCGTCTGCGAGTCGAGCTGCCCCGTCGGCTCGTCGGCCACGAGAAGGCGGGGCCGGTTCGCCAGGGACCGGGCGATCGCCACCCGCTGCCGCTGGCCGCCGGACAGCTCGAACGGCCGCTGGTTGGCGTGCTGCTCCAGCCCCACCAGGGCGAGCAGCATCCGGACGCGGGCCTCGCGCTCCTCGACGGGCATCCGGGCCAGCCGCATCGGCACCCCGACGTTCTCCGCCGCCGACAGGACGGGGATCAGCCCGAACGACTGGAACACGAACCCGACCACGTCCCGGCGCAGCTCCAGCAGCGCGTCCTCGGACATCGACGTGACATCCTGGCCGGACACCAGCACCCGGCCCGCGTCCGGCCGGTCCAGGCCGCCGATCTGGTTGAGCAGGGTCGTCTTGCCGGAGCCGGAGCGCCCGCGTACGGCGACCAGCTCCCCCGGGCGCACCACGAACGACACCTCCCGCAGCGCCACGACCTCCTTGGGGCCGCTGCGGTAGACCTTGCGCAGCCCTTCCACCACGACCAACGGTTCATCGCTCATCCGAGGGCTCCTCCCGTGCGGGCCACACGCCGATGTGGTCGCTCTCCAGTTCGAGCCGCACCCGGCGCTCCATGTTCAGCGCGTTCATGAAGTCGCGGGGGAGCTGCAGCCGGCCCACG is part of the Nonomuraea coxensis DSM 45129 genome and encodes:
- a CDS encoding ComEC/Rec2 family competence protein, with translation MPRRSTPLTTQQPIRAWSEDPYADRAPFSAHGPSSVTAPRQLRADRARTHTTSEQHPWRNIVIASLIAAAASSASVALRIHALTTGPVADLAARNATVTARIAITDDPRRRPQHHQGPRHFSQDRYVVPATLKTIQSPPGATTRNQSVDVPVVVFVGGREWGALLPSQQVEVTGRLARANPGDLQAAILLVRGPPRVLTAPSPLQTVAGSLRAGLRTAADVLPPGQRGLLPGLVVGDVSRMDPQVSADLKETGLNHLNAVSGANLAIVAGATLALSRLLRLSLPVRAVLAALAMLCFAVVARPSPSVLRALLMGLAACVALATGRAKDGFAALSATVLLLTLFAPELARSYGFALSVAATAGILLLAPRWRDRWSRTTTNKEGDGERRPPEGSRPRGRRLLLPRWLAEAVAVPAAAQVAVTPVLVLMSGQVTPVALLANLLVAPAVAPATLLGFGAALVAPLWPDVGALLVVPAGYAVGWIITVAGWAVDLPLATVPWPSGLAGLGLLAVTAAVVVIVLRRRAWRVAALTVAGAALVAVLVARPLVGSWPPDRWLMIMCDVGQGDGMIVAAGAGQGVVVDTGPDPIVMDKCLRIARINDIPLLVLTHPHADHVDGLPGALRNRRVGAVVISSRRTNPQASARISADLARRRIPEWAAAPGTTWRFGPSEVSVVAPEAGGGPMHGQGEGSTINNASVVLWVRWRAGSMLFGGDLETEAQDELLRRHPLRADILKTPHHGSNRQSPDFLASLGARAALISVGADNDYGHPAPSTLALLRRIGATPYRTDRSGDLAVVERDGGLAVVARGDPRASEVYDPRPGDHGGRPPGEELRRGHALRRRRGF
- the holA gene encoding DNA polymerase III subunit delta, with the protein product MASTDPAPVTLVLGDEELLAEREVSGVVAAARAVDPGVEVHDLVGGKVTTGELTQLTSPSLFGDRSVVVIRNAQDLPKDVITEIVTYAKQPSDDTVLVLAHPGGVKGKALVDGVKKAKAAVITVSKVTKAGERLDFIKGEFKRAGRGIAPDAAQALLDAVGNDLRELAAACSQLAFDTDDRTIGIASVARYHKGRAEVSGFNVADSAIEGRLAEALEQLRWALGTGVAPVLLVSALANGLRSLAKVAGAPRNARGAQLAGQLGMPPWKVDRVKRQLNGWGPEGLSRAIQAVADADEQVKGGGADPAYALEHTVQVIVASRTGR
- a CDS encoding ExeM/NucH family extracellular endonuclease, whose amino-acid sequence is MHAKPRVPAILLAAGALAATFAALPATSASAAPANVVISQVYGGGGNSGAPFTNDYVELFNRSDAPVPLDGWSVQYTSATGTGNFAANTAALSGTLAPGRYHLVQLAAGSTPSGTLPQPDGTGSINMSGSAGKVALVRSAAGLACNGSSAPCSEEQLTLLADLVGYGSANFSEGAPAPALTNATAAFRRSGGCADTDDNGSDFEAAAPAPRNSATAPAPCGADPSPSPTPTATPTATPTVTPTVTPTVTPTPPDTCDTPATHTVSQVQGSGETSPLAGQNVRVEGVVTGSFQGSGGLGGFTLQSLTPDADPATSEGLFAFTSTPVKAGDRVLVSGKAVEFNGLTELSPVTSVNVCGAGTVKPLKVKLPLHKDVTFERYENMLVTFPDDLAASEIYNLGRFGEITLAEDERLWQPTDRKGVDPEKDARRTILLDDGSNAQNPATLPYHTEGAASVRLGDEVEDLTGVITYGFGVYRVQPTRPVVFTAENPRPARPEKVGGDVRVASLNTLNWFTTLGSRGATNAAERDRQLAKLVAAITTLDPDVAGLMEVERNGDVALNALVDALNAKAGAGTYKGISHPNPGTDLIQTALIYKPGKVTPIGPARSSADPIFNRPPLAQTFGAADGKGKTFTVLVNHFKSKGCTDGDETASGDDADQGDGQSCYNAKRVKQAKAVLALIDGLQLPNALVLGDLNAYGEEDPIHVLEDAGLTSLSKKHVKKDDRYSYVFEGLSGELDHVMADKGARKLVTGATIWHINADEGRFMDYNTEFNPPYLYAPDPFRSSDHDPLLVGLRL
- a CDS encoding ABC transporter ATP-binding protein, which encodes MSDEPLVVVEGLRKVYRSGPKEVVALREVSFVVRPGELVAVRGRSGSGKTTLLNQIGGLDRPDAGRVLVSGQDVTSMSEDALLELRRDVVGFVFQSFGLIPVLSAAENVGVPMRLARMPVEEREARVRMLLALVGLEQHANQRPFELSGGQRQRVAIARSLANRPRLLVADEPTGQLDSQTGRQIMELLRALVRSEGVTALVATHDPSLITLADRVLEISDGVVHEADLAAPAG